Part of the Mycobacteriales bacterium genome, CACCGATCCCGAGGCAACCAACGAACGCCTGCGATCCGTGGTCAGGCATCTGCGCACTCTCACGGTGCAGGACTAGCCATGGGTACGCCGTAGAGCGGGCACGGCCGGCCGGCTGCCTGTCCGGACGTGTTGGCCTGGAGACGTCGTGAGAAGGTCGCCTCGTGAGGCTGCAGTCAGCTGCTCGGCAACGACCATGAGCTGGGCGGACGCCTGTCCTTTGGCCGATCTGGCCGACGAGCTGCCGGCGGGCGTGGTCGTCGACGGCGTGGCCGTCTGCCTGGTCCGGCTGGCGCACGAGGTCTTCGCCGTACACGACGAGTGCACCCACGAGGCGGTGCCCCTGTCGGAGGGCGACGTCGAGGACGGCACGATCGAGTGCTGGCGGCACGGCTCCCGGTTCGATCTGCGCACCGGTGCCGTACTCAACCCACCGGCCGTCAAGCCGGTGGCGACCTACGCCACCCGCGTGAATGGCGGGACCGTGCAGGTCGACGTGGGCGCCTGAGACGAGGGAGGAACCCATGCCCGTATCCGAGTGGCGGTCGGCGGTCCGGTTCGACGACCACGGTCCGGGCGTGACCGTGCTGCACGAGTCGGCGGAGCTCAAGGTCGTGCTCGTGGGACTGCGGGCCGGACAGCAGCTACCGGTCCACCCGGGACCCGCGGCATCGTTCACGTTTCTCAACGGGGAAGCGGTCATGGTCGTCGGAGACGTCGAGGTCCCCGTCGCGGCCGGAGGCATCGTCATCGTGCCGACCGGTGCCAACCGTGCGGTACGTGCGATCACCGACACGGTGTTCCTCGGAAACCTCGGCGACCCGGGCTCGGAGCAAGGGCCCCACTGAGCAGCGTCAGTCGCCCGAGTTGCTGCGACGGGTGACCCGGGCGCGCCACATGCCGGGCCCTTCGAGCTCGTAGACCCAGACGTGCGAGTCCGGGGAGCGGGAGTTCTGCCGCCTCCACAGCGGGTGCAGGTCGCCGCGCGCCTGCAGGCGAACAACCTCGCCGGGACGCATCCAGGTGAGCCGTTGCAGCACCATCCGCTCACGGTGCCGGGCCGGCAGCGCATCGAGATCGATGTCGCCGGCGAACAGCAACGGCAGCGCCCAGCCCTGCTGGTCGACTTCGGTCGCCGGCTCCGGGCCGTGGTCGGCGACCCAGGTCTCCTCCCGGCCGACGTGCCGGTCGAGCCGGTCGACGAGGGCGTCGGCGGTGAGGGCGAGCCGGCGGCGGGTGTGGCTGCCCTCGAGGTTGCCGACGTCGTCACGTAGCCGCTCATGATCGGCCAGCAGCAGCCCGCGCATGCGCTCGTCGCGGAGCCGCGTCTCCGGCAGCCGCCGCTCCTCCTCGGTCAGGTAGGGCAGCAGCCGGTAGTGCAGGAACTCGAGCATCGCGTCGTAGGCGTCGCCGAGCGGTTGCATCGAGCGGGCGGCGTCGGTCAGGTCGTCGGCGTAGGCGCAGGTCTGCCAGAGCAGGACGCTGTGTTCGTCGAGGATCGGAGCGGCGGGCGCGGCGGTCATCGAGATGCGCATCGCGCTCCTCCTTAGAACTCATCTATCTCAGTTTTACAGGACCACCGCCATCATCGCAACGGGCTGGGTTCCGCTCGGGTCATCTCAGTACGGGACGCCGATCTTGCGCCACCTGCGGCCACCGGTGCCGGGCTCGGGCGGATGGACCGCTCGCCGCCGCCGGTAGACGATGTAGGGGCGCCACAAGTACCAGAGCGGATAGCTCCATGCGTGTACGAGCCGGCTGAACGGCCACACCGCGAAGATCACCCAGGCGGCGGTGGCGTGGACCTGGTACATGATCGGCGCGTTGGAGATCAGGTGGACGTGCGGATCGCCGGCGAACAGGCCCCGGAACCACACCGACACGCTGTTGCGGTAGTCGTAGCCGCTGCCGATCTCCTGCACGCCGAGAGTCAGGTAGATACCGAGACCGACGATGATGCCGAGCAGGATCAGCGCGAGGTAGTCGACCGCAGTGGTCGTTGCCCGCACCCGCGGCACGCCGGTACGACGGAGCAGCAGGATGCCCCCGCCGATCAGGACACCCACCGCCGCGATCGAGCCGGCGATACCGGAGAACGTGGTGTAGACGTGCTCGGGGATGCCGAGCCACTCGGTGACCGCCTTGGGGATCAGGATGCCGATCACGTGGCCTCCGATGGCGGCGAAGGTCGCGTAGTGGAACAGCGGAGCGCCCCACTTCAGCAGGCGCTTCTCCTGGAGCTCGGTCGAACGGCTGGTCCAGCCGAACTGGTCGTAGCGCCAGCGCCAGACGTGGCCGACGACGAACACGATCATCGCGGCGTAGGGCAGGATCACCCACCACCACAGGTCCCAGCCGCTCATGGACGCATCCCCGCCCCGGCCATGTAGTCGGGTGGGGCGAACGGTTCGAGCCCCACCTCCTCCTGCGGCGGCCCGGCGTCCCAGGCCTGACCGACGATGGTCAGGTCGCGGCGTCGCAGCCGGGGCAGCTGCGTGCAGACGGCCTCGACCACATCGGCGTACGGCGTCTCCGCCTCGTGCAGCGCCCTGCGCAGCAGCTCGAGGTCGGCGCGGTGCGCGCGCAGCATCGACTCACCACGCGGGCTGAGCGACGCGAAGTCGAGCACCATCGG contains:
- a CDS encoding non-heme iron oxygenase ferredoxin subunit: MSWADACPLADLADELPAGVVVDGVAVCLVRLAHEVFAVHDECTHEAVPLSEGDVEDGTIECWRHGSRFDLRTGAVLNPPAVKPVATYATRVNGGTVQVDVGA
- a CDS encoding DUF2249 domain-containing protein, which translates into the protein MRISMTAAPAAPILDEHSVLLWQTCAYADDLTDAARSMQPLGDAYDAMLEFLHYRLLPYLTEEERRLPETRLRDERMRGLLLADHERLRDDVGNLEGSHTRRRLALTADALVDRLDRHVGREETWVADHGPEPATEVDQQGWALPLLFAGDIDLDALPARHRERMVLQRLTWMRPGEVVRLQARGDLHPLWRRQNSRSPDSHVWVYELEGPGMWRARVTRRSNSGD
- the narI gene encoding respiratory nitrate reductase subunit gamma, producing the protein MSGWDLWWWVILPYAAMIVFVVGHVWRWRYDQFGWTSRSTELQEKRLLKWGAPLFHYATFAAIGGHVIGILIPKAVTEWLGIPEHVYTTFSGIAGSIAAVGVLIGGGILLLRRTGVPRVRATTTAVDYLALILLGIIVGLGIYLTLGVQEIGSGYDYRNSVSVWFRGLFAGDPHVHLISNAPIMYQVHATAAWVIFAVWPFSRLVHAWSYPLWYLWRPYIVYRRRRAVHPPEPGTGGRRWRKIGVPY